Proteins from a single region of Acidimicrobiales bacterium:
- the manB gene encoding phosphomannomutase/phosphoglucomutase (converts mannose-6-phosphate to mannose-1-phosphate; the resulting product is then converted to GDP-mannose by ManC which is then used in the synthesis of mannose-containing glycoconjugates that are important for mediating entry into host cells) produces the protein MITEHGGQGVRTRVGHSFIKAVTADTGAVFGGEHSGHYYFRDNYRADSGLIAAIVVLEMLSRSDRPLSDMRRPFERYADSGEINRPVADAAAVLGAVEEHYRGATLDHTDGLTVDLGGWWFNLRPSNTEPLLRLNLEAADEAACEQHVEEVLAVMDGADPTTGPAPNGA, from the coding sequence GTGATCACCGAGCACGGGGGCCAGGGCGTGCGCACGCGCGTGGGGCACTCCTTCATCAAGGCGGTGACGGCCGACACCGGGGCCGTCTTCGGCGGCGAGCACTCGGGCCACTACTACTTCCGCGACAACTACCGGGCCGACTCGGGCCTGATCGCCGCCATCGTCGTGCTCGAGATGCTGTCCCGCTCCGACCGCCCGCTGTCCGACATGCGCCGGCCCTTCGAGCGCTACGCCGACTCGGGGGAGATCAACCGGCCCGTGGCCGACGCCGCCGCCGTGCTCGGCGCGGTCGAGGAGCACTACCGCGGCGCCACCCTCGACCACACCGACGGGCTCACGGTCGACCTCGGCGGATGGTGGTTCAACCTGAGGCCGTCCAACACCGAGCCGCTCCTGCGCCTCAACCTCGAGGCGGCCGACGAAGCGGCGTGCGAGCAGCACGTCGAGGAGGTGCTCGCGGTCATGGACGGCGCCGACCCGACCACGGGCCCCGCCCCCAACGGCGCCA